One segment of Meriones unguiculatus strain TT.TT164.6M chromosome X, Bangor_MerUng_6.1, whole genome shotgun sequence DNA contains the following:
- the Zcchc18 gene encoding LOW QUALITY PROTEIN: zinc finger CCHC domain-containing protein 18 (The sequence of the model RefSeq protein was modified relative to this genomic sequence to represent the inferred CDS: substituted 8 bases at 8 genomic stop codons), with translation MASMLSQMGNSRRXNAAFFAPGPFHAEVAGRNLVTFIANMAERNMKXFFGRAXTAQGEETFENXLSQVHRVLPDWHMPEEEKLRWLMRSYRGPAXEVMRLLQDANPNLKVAEYFWAMKLVFGESNSTWXFLKKTLQAQGEKPFLCVIPLEMQLQHAIQAGVLAESEANRTGLHQLLVGAKLSRDLCIKLKGLLQMHVHNEQDGLPDFLELIRRVREKEDWHDTFLKNKLPRKSETIMERSPSPVIFQGLLPXMTTSADCNVIEIDDSQDDSDEDVILVESEDPSLSFSXAPTLKGRATTQDQMLVIESPNNFDESPSTSSGSGQRNNGPGDLQKTRKQKYLICCHHCGEEGHAKETCDNTSNKAQVFENLVVTLQVVTHGEIKILCTILRWETQPQVNV, from the coding sequence ATGGCTAGCATGCTTTCTCAAATGGGTAACAGTAGGCGGTAGAATGCAGCTTTTTTTGCCCCTGGCCCATTCCATGCTGAGGTCGCTGGGAGGAATCTTGTTACTTTCATAGCCAACATGGCAGAGAGAAACATGAAGTAGTTCTTTGGGAGGGCATAGACAGCCCAGGGGGAAGAAACCTTTGAGAACTAGCTAAGCCAAGTCCACAGGGTCCTACCAGATTGGCATATGCCTGAGGAGGAAAAGCTTAGATGGCTGATGAGAAGCTATAGGGGCCCTGCCTGAGAGGTCATGCGTTTGCTCCAGGATGCCAATCCTAATCTAAAGGTGGCAGAATATTTTTGGGCAATGAAGTTGGTGTTTGGAGAGTCTAACAGCAcatggtaatttttaaaaaaaaccctgCAGGCACAGGGAGAGAAACCATTCCTGTGTGTGATCCCTTTAGAGATGCAGCTACAGCATGCTATTCAGGCTGGGGTCCTGGCTGAGAGTGAAGCAAACAGGACTGGCTTGCATCAGCTCCTTGTAGGGGCTAAGCTCAGTAGGGACCTTTGCATCAAGCTTAAGGGTCTTCTCCAAATGCATGTACATAATGAGCAGGATGGCCTTCCTGATTTCCTGGAGTTAATCAGAAGGGTAAGGGAGAAAGAAGACTGGCATGACacttttcttaaaaataagttGCCCAGAAAATCTGAGACAATAATGGAGAGGTCACCCAGCCCTGTAATATTTCAGGGCCTCCTGCCCTAAATGACAACCAGTGCTGACTGCAATGTGATAGAAATAGATGATTCACAGGATGACTCAGATGAAGATGTGATCCTGGTGGAGTCTGAGGACCCCTCACTCTCATTCTCATGAGCCCCAACTCTCAAAGGCAGAGCCACTACTCAGGATCAAATGCTAGTTATTGAATCTCCCAACAATTTTGATGAGTCTCCTTCCACTAGCAGTGGTTCTGGGCAAAGGAATAATGGGCCAGGGGATCTTCAGAAAACCAGAAAGCAAAAGTACCTAATCTGCTGTCACCACTGTGGTGAAGAGGGCCATGCAAAAGAAACTTGTGACAATACCAGCAACAAGGCCCAGGTGTTTGAGAATCTGGTAGTCACTCTGCAGGTGGTGACTCATGGAGAGATCAAAATCCTTTGCACCATACTAAGGTGGGAGACTCAGCCCCAGGTCAATGTTTAA